A genome region from Coffea arabica cultivar ET-39 chromosome 7e, Coffea Arabica ET-39 HiFi, whole genome shotgun sequence includes the following:
- the LOC113701782 gene encoding uncharacterized protein, protein MAKPRETAKPDPPVESEEEEESGEEEEEGSSEESESQPENEPSEKKTASTPAPATKKPESATPKTQPTSAAAAASSSDESEDEESGSDTDSDTETPSEKPDPSIKPIASKPMDGPQKTTTTAKKPRSKPNALGPTSPAKSTTGAGAKRTASAAGSDEGKDAKRSKKKPEAEAESSERKGNSNDDLRRLFQRLWSEDDEIAILKGMLDYSAKKKADPINDLNAFLEFIKKNIHTDVSKTQLQDKIRRLKKKYENNAEREKKGNKELTFSKPHEQKAYEFSKKVWGKEKNGDGEENVESTKANGTAVRKSRSRSAVVGMTPKVDEVEEKLKEVKDLVGEKNVVEGLKNESFGPTDSLRIEEWVLKNGAHLIKDAKKRAELEEKWRELKVKEIELLARRSELMAEQSNLVLEGLK, encoded by the coding sequence ATGGCCAAGCCCCGTGAAACCGCAAAACCTGATCCACCAGTAGAATccgaagaagaggaagaatccggcgaggaagaagaggaaggcTCGTCGGAGGAATCAGAATCCCAACCCGAAAACGAACCTTCCGAGAAAAAGACCGCCTCCACTCCCGCTCCGGCTACCAAGAAGCCCGAATCCGCAACACCGAAAACCCAACCGACATCTGCCGCTGCTGCAGCCTCTTCATCTGACGAATCTGAAGATGAGGAGTCCGGATCCGATACCGACTCCGACACCGAAACCCCTTCCGAGAAACCCGACCCGAGTATCAAACCCATTGCTTCAAAACCCATGGATGGCCCGCAGAAAACTACAACTACTGCAAAAAAGCCCAGATCCAAGCCCAACGCGCTGGGTCCCACTTCCCCCGCGAAGTCAACCACCGGCGCCGGAGCAAAACGGACGGCGTCGGCAGCGGGGAGTGATGAGGGGAAAGATGCAAAGAGGTCGAAGAAAAAACCCGAAGCGGAGGCTGAAAGTTCGGAGAGAAAAGGGAATTCTAATGATGATTTGAGGAGGTTGTTTCAAAGGCTGTGGAGCGAGGATGATGAGATTGCTATCCTCAAGGGAATGCTCGATTATTCGGCCAAGAAAAAGGCTGACCCGATTAATGATTTGAATGCTTTCCTtgaatttattaagaaaaatatcCATACCGATGTTAGCAAGACTCAGTTGCAGGATAAGATCAGGAGGCTGAAGAAGAAGTATGAAAACAATgctgaaagagagaagaagggTAATAAAGAACTCACCTTTTCGAAGCCCCACGAGCAAAAAGCTTATGAATTTTCGAAAAAGGTGTGGGGCAAAGAGAAGAATGGTGATGGGGAGGAGAATGTTGAGAGTACTAAGGCTAATGGGACTGCAGTGAGGAAGAGCCGGAGTAGAAGCGCAGTGGTGGGTATGACGCCTAAAGTTGATGAGGTGGAGGAGAAGCTGAAGGAAGTGAAGGATTTGGTGGGTGAGAAGAATGTGGTGGAGGGGTTGAAGAATGAGAGTTTTGGTCCTACTGACAGTTTGAGGATTGAGGAGTGGGTTCTTAAGAATGGGGCACATTTGATTAAGGATGCAAAGAAGAGAGCTGAATTGGAGGAGAAGTGGAGGGAGTTGAAAGTCAAGGAGATTGAGTTGTTGGCTAGGAGATCAGAGTTGATGGCTGAGCAGAGTAACCTGGTCTTGGAGGGCTTGAAATGA